From the Daucus carota subsp. sativus chromosome 8, DH1 v3.0, whole genome shotgun sequence genome, one window contains:
- the LOC108198587 gene encoding MDIS1-interacting receptor like kinase 2 has translation MASSSCITYKLLLLSTCLGVLHALINSSSEREALIRSGWWRNQIPLNITSNHHHCTWIGIGCSESGSVISIILEDYYIGDELGKLNFSSFPYLQRLYLSNCDLNGSIPYQIGMLSKLYSLVLQRNNLSGKLPSSMGSLTNLELLDVSNNHLTGFIPSELGNLSNLVSLVISYNSMNGTIPVELGNLIHLEVLSLEYNKLTGTIPLALGSLTVLCYLYLSSNQFNGSLDLHDANFPQLELLDVSNNSLTGPAPSFKNSTSLKYLNISNNLFSGHIPKEPPYCYSSKICSRSHFSDFDLSNNHYSVKLLSNHDSFTNHTCCYTEDDLDNREVTFHPRKSELWIVLYTTLPIIIALSLVILVLVFFFRYRSTKKFRYKTTKKQNTVHVRDGDICSIWNFDGNIAYEDILRATNNFDIRYCIGTGGYGSVYEARLPNGKTFAIKKLHRLEAEDPNFDRSFKNEVHVLSNIRHKNIVKLYGFCLHNRCMFLVYEYMEKGSLFCALRDDAHAVELDWSKRVNIVKSIAHALSYMHHDCTLPIIHRDISSNNILLNSKMEAFVADFGASRLLEPDSSNQTIVAGTYGYIAPELAYTMVVTEKCDVYSFGVVALEVIMGGHPGDFLSLFTSSRCTRNKMLNELLDTRLPRPTRQQEHDIILILNKAFACLCSNPRSRPSMLTLSQAFLQSPKMLTTKSIYTTSVEEIC, from the exons ATGGCTTCATCATCTTGTATTACCTATAAACTCTTACTTCTGTCTACATGCTTAGGTGTGCTTCATGCGTTAATTAACTCATCAAGCGAAAGAGAAGCTCTTATTAGAAGCGGATGGTGGAGGAATCAAATCCCATTAAATATCACTTCGAACCATCATCACTGCACCTGGATTGGCATTGGCTGCAGTGAGTCAGGTAGCGTCATTTCTATAATACTCGAAGATTATTATATAGGGGATGAGCTTGGAAAACTCAACTTCTCTTCATTCCCATACCTCCAAAGACTTTATCTTTCCAACTGTGATCTTAATGGAAGCATACCTTACCAAATTGGAATGCTTTCAAAACTCTACTCTCTCGTGCTTCAAAGAAACAATCTCAGTGGTAAGTTACCTTCTTCCATGGGTAGCCTCACTAACCTAGAGCTGCTTGATGTATCTAACAATCATCTCACGGGGTTCATCCCCTCAGAACTAGGAAACCTGAGTAATTTGGTTTCTTTAGTCATTTCTTATAATAGTATGAATGGGACCATTCCTGTGGAACTAGGAAACCTAATTCATTTGGAAGTTTTATCACTTGAGTATAACAAACTCACAGGGACAATCCCATTAGCTTTAGGCTCCTTGACTGTACTCTGCTACCTATACCTCAGTTCTAATCAATTTAATGGCTCCTTAGATTTACATGATGCTAATTTCCCTCAGCTCGAGTTACTTGATGTGTCTAATAATTCTCTCACAGGCCCTGCACCTAGTTTTAAGAATAGCACCAGTCTAAAATATCTAAACATCTCCAATAATTTATTCAGTGGACACATCCCAAAAGAACCGCCTTACTGCTATTCTTCCAAAATTTGTTCGCGATCACATTTTTCCGACTTTGACCTCTCCAACAACCATTATTCTGTCAAGCTCCTGTCCAACCATGATTCATTTACAAATCACACATGCTGCTATACAGAAGATGATTTGGATAATCGTGAAGTGACCTTCCACCCAAGAAAATCAGAACTATGGATTGTCCTCTACACAACTCTTCCTATTATCATCGCTCTTTCCTTAGTGATTCTAGTCCTTGTGTTCTTTTTTCGATATAGAAGTACAAAAAAGTTTCGGTATAAAACTACAAAAAAGCAGAACACAGTGCATGTGCGGGATGGTGATATATGCTCAATATGGAACTTTGATGGAAACATTGCATATGAGGACATTTTAAGAGCAACAAATAATTTTGACATCAGATATTGTATAGGAACAGGCGGCTATGGCAGTGTTTATGAGGCTCGGTTACCAAACGGAAAAACTTTTGCCATTAAGAAACTTCACCGTCTGGAAGCCGAGGACCCGAATTTTGACAGAAGCTTCAAGAATGAGGTACACGTCTTGTCAAATATAAGACACAAAAATATTGTGAAGCTCTATGGTTTCTGCTTGCACAATCGATGCATGTTTCTTGTCTATGAGTACATGGAGAAGGGGAGTTTGTTCTGTGCGCTCAGAGATGATGCCCATGCAGTGGAACTCGATTGGAGTAAGAGGGTGAACATTGTGAAAAGCATAGCACATGCTTTATCTTACATGCATCATGACTGCACTCTCCCAATAATTCATCGTGACATATCAAGTAATAACATACTTTTGAACTCTAAAATGGAGGCATTTGTCGCAGACTTTGGTGCATCAAGGCTTTTAGAACCGGATTCATCCAATCAAACTATTGTTGCAGGAACTTACGGTTATATAGCTCCAG AGCTTGCATACACTATGGTAGTGACCGAAAAGTGTGATGTGTATAGTTTCGGAGTGGTCGCACTGGAAGTAATCATGGGAGGCCATCCAGGGGACTTCTTGTCATTATTCACATCTTCCAGATGCACGAGGAATAAAATGTTGAATGAACTGTTGGACACACGCCTCCCACGACCAACAAGACAACAAGAACATGACATAATTCTTATTCTGAACAAAGCATTCGCGTGTCTGTGCTCCAATCCCAGATCTCGGCCATCTATGCTTACTTTATCTCAGGCGTTTTTACAAAGTCCAAAGATGCTGACTACAAAGTCCATATATACCACTTCAGTTGAAgaaatttgttga
- the LOC108197093 gene encoding nucleobase-ascorbate transporter 6: protein MAGGHAPPPKQEELLPHPAKDQLLNIAYCITSPPPWPEAILLGFQHYLVMLGTTVLIPTTLVPQMGGGNEEKAKMIQTLLFVAGVNTYMQTLFGSRLPAVIGASYTFVPTTLSIVLAGRYSDLVDPAEKFEKIMRGTQGALIVASTLQIVLGFSGLWRNVMRFVSPLSVVPLVSLAGFGLYEFGFPLLTKCVEIGLPQLLILVIFSQYIPHLMGGEKHIFDRFAVIFSVIIVWIYAHLLTVGGAYKHSPRTTQMSCRTDRSGIIGAAPWIRVPYPFQWGAPTFDAGEAFAMMAASLVALIESTGAFIAVSRYASATPIPPSVLSRGVGWQGVGILFSGIFGTGNGSSVSVENAGLLALTRVGSRRVVQISAGFMIFFSILAKFGAVFASIPAPIIAAMYCLFFAYVGAGGLSFLQFCNLNSFRTKFILGFSIFMGLSIPQYFNEYLAVKGYGPVHTKSRWFNDMINVPFSSEAFVAGLLALFLDVTLHHKDNATRKDRGMQWWDKFRSYKTDTRSEEFYSLPFNLNKFFPSV from the exons ATGGCAGGAGGGCATGCACCACCACCTAAACAAGAGGAGCTGCTTCCACATCCAGCTAAAGATCAGTTGCTTAATATTGCTTATTGTATCACTAGCCCTCCTCCCTGGC CTGAGGCAATATTACTTGGCTTCCAGCACTATCTTGTGATGCTCGGCACTACAGTTCTTATTCCCACTACTCTGGTTCCGCAAATGGGAGGAGGCAAT gAAGAGAAAGCCAAGATGATCCAGACGCTACTTTTTGTTGCTGGAGTAAATACGTATATGCAGACATTGTTCGGCTCCAGATTACCTGCTGTAATTGGAGCCTCATATACATTTGTGCCAACAACTCTGTCAATTGTCTTGGCTGGGCGATACAGTGACCTTGTAGATCCTGCTGAG AAATTTGAGAAGATAATGCGGGGGACACAGGGTGCTCTAATTGTTGCGTCTACACTTCAAATTGTTCTTGGTTTTAGTGGCCTTTGGCGTAATGTGATGAG GTTTGTGAGTCCACTATCGGTAGTTCCATTGGTATCACTAGCAGGGTTCGGGCTGTATGAATTTGGTTTTCCGCTG CTCACAAAATGTGTGGAAATTGGACTGCCCCAACTCCTCATTCTAGTAATCTTTTCACAG TATATACCTCATCTTATGGGTGGCGAGAAGCATATCTTTGACCGCTTTGCTGTAATATTCTCGGTGATTATTGTGTGGATCTATGCTCACTTGCTTACTGTTGGGGGAGCTTATAAGCACTCACCAAGAACAACCCAGATGAGCTGCCGAACAGACCGTTCTGGGATTATTGGTGCAGCTCCATG GATAAGAGTTCCATATCCATTCCAATGGGGAGCTCCCACCTTTGATGCTGGAGAAGCTTTTGCTATGATGGCTGCTTCATTGGTTGCTCTTATCGAG TCCACTGGTGCATTCATTGCTGTGTCAAGGTATGCAAGTGCTACCCCTATACCACCCTCTGTGCTCAGCCGTGGAGTTGGTTGGCAG GGAGTGGGCATATTGTTCTCTGGAATATTCGGAACTGGAAACGGGTCGTCGGTATCTGT GGAAAATGCTGGTTTGCTAGCTCTCACACGTGTGGGCAGCCGCAGGGTTGTGCAGATATCTGCTGGATTCATGATATTTTTTTCTATACTTG CAAAATTTGGAGCAGTCTTTGCCTCAATTCCTGCACCGATCATTGCAGCTATGTACTGTCTTTTCTTTGCCTATGTGG GTGCTGGTGGCCTTAGTTTCCTTCAGTTTTGCAATTTGAACAGCTTCAGAACAAAGTTCATCTTGGGCTTCTCAATTTTCATGGGATTATCGATTCCGCAATATTTTAACGAGTACTTAGCAGTGAAGGGCTACGGTCCTGTCCATACTAAATCTAGATGG TTCAACGATATGATCAATGTCCCATTCTCGTCAGAAGCGTTTGTTGCTGGCTTGTTGGCTTTGTTTCTAGATGTCACACTTCATCACAAAGACAATGCTACAAGGAAGGACAGGGGTATGCAATGGTGGGACAAGTTTAGGTCATACAAGACGGATACCAGGAGCGAGGAATTCTATTCACTGCCCTTCAATCTCAACAAATTTTTCCCGTCTGTGTAA
- the LOC108197848 gene encoding probable serine/threonine-protein kinase PBL28, with protein MILRLASMWNKHRRNKKENRIDPWKYKPLEYWQLEDQSKPAKKQQDSSSVFTVKEMEEATRSFSDENFLGKGGFGRVYKGTLRSGKVVAIKKMELPPPKIIDGERKLSVDGEREREFRVEVDILSRLEHPNLVTLIGYCADGKNRFLVYEYMHKGNLQDHLNGIEDVKMDWPLRLKVALGAARGLAFLHSSTAIGTPIVHRDFKSTNILLNDNYEAKISDFGLAKFMPDGHENHVTATVLGTFGYFDPEYTSTGKLTLQSDVYAFGVVLLELLTGRRAVDLNQGPNDKNLVLQVRHIVTNKKRLRKVIDPEMRRSSYNMESIAMFADLASRCLRIDSRERPSMEDCIKELQQISFANSKCSSKEPKIASEYGPEISNFSVRSLNLL; from the exons ATGATTTTGCGATTAGCCTCGATGTGGAACAAGCACCGGAGAAACAAAAAGGAGAATCGTATCGACCCTT GGAAATATAAGCCTCTGGAGTATTGGCAATTGGAAGATCAGAGCAAACCTGCAAAAAAGCagcaagattcctcatcagtttTTACGGTTAAAGAGATGGAAGAGGCAACCCGTTCCTTCAGTGATGAAAATTTTCTAGGAAAGGGTGGATTTGGACGAGTATACAAGGGGACTCTGCGGTCTGGAAAG GTTGTAGCAATAAAGAAAATGGAGTTACCACCTCCTAAAATTATTGACGGGGAACGCAAATTGTCAGTTGATGGGGAAAGAGAGCGAGAATTTCGTGTTGAAGTTGATATCTTGAGCAGATTGGAACATCCAAACCTGGTTACTTTAATAGGCTACTGTGCAGATGGGAAGAACAGGTTTCTGGTATACGAATATATGCACAAGGGAAACCTACAAGATCATCTAAACG GAATTGAGGATGTGAAAATGGATTGGCCATTGCGGCTCAAAGTAGCACTTGGAGCAGCGAGAGGACTTGCTTTTCTCCATTCAAGTACCGCGATTGGAACTCCTATAGTTCACAGGGACTTCAAATCCACCAATATACTTTTGAATGATAACTATGAAGCAAAG ATATCAGATTTCGGGCTTGCAAAGTTCATGCCAGATGGGCATGAAAACCATGTTACTGCCACAGTTCTTGGTACCTTCGGCTACTTTGATCCTGAGTATACATCG ACAGGCAAGCTCACTTTACAAAGTGATGTTTATGCATTTGGAGTGGTTTTGCTTGAGCTTTTGACTGGACGAAGAGCCGTGGACCTGAACCAAGGACCCAATGACAAAAATCTCGTACTACAG GTCAGACATATAGTGACCAACAAGAAAAGGCTGCGGAAGGTCATAGACCCAGAGATGAGACGGAGTTCATACAATATGGAGTCCATTGCGATGTTTGCAGACCTGGCATCACGTTGCCTTCGAATTGACAGTAGGGAAAGACCTTCAATGGAAGATTGTATAAAAGAACTCCAACAAATTTCGTTTGCAAATTCCAAATGCTCGA GTAAAGAGCCTAAAATTGCCTCTGAATACGGCCCAGAAATCAGCAACTTCTCTGTTAGGAGTTTAAATCTTCTGTAG